The proteins below are encoded in one region of Pontibacter deserti:
- a CDS encoding TetR/AcrR family transcriptional regulator has translation MKLEVNQRREASKNLIIETALQLFSQKGFDKTSIRTIAETAGISLGLMYNYFKSKDELLVEIFKQGYEDIKASLLKTDNDQTPQTSIEHHIRQTIKILKEKKDFWKLLHGIRMQSEVVKQLVNQMNEQTSFIKTQIKKNLVEASIPFPDLEAKLLFASIDGMAHHFLLYDNYPIDDVATLLIMKYKKH, from the coding sequence ATGAAATTAGAAGTAAACCAACGTAGAGAAGCGAGTAAAAATTTAATAATTGAAACAGCCCTACAGCTATTTTCTCAAAAGGGGTTCGATAAAACATCAATCCGAACAATAGCTGAAACAGCAGGAATTTCGCTTGGCCTGATGTATAATTATTTTAAAAGTAAGGATGAACTTCTTGTAGAAATATTTAAACAAGGCTATGAAGACATTAAAGCTTCATTGCTAAAAACAGATAATGATCAGACTCCACAGACAAGTATAGAGCACCACATCCGCCAGACAATTAAGATCCTGAAAGAGAAAAAGGACTTCTGGAAGCTGCTACACGGGATAAGAATGCAGTCGGAAGTGGTAAAGCAACTGGTGAACCAGATGAATGAACAAACCTCTTTTATTAAAACACAGATAAAAAAGAATCTGGTTGAAGCCAGTATCCCATTTCCTGATCTGGAGGCTAAACTTCTTTTTGCTTCCATTGACGGAATGGCTCACCATTTTTTGCTCTATGACAATTACCCAATTGACGACGTAGCTACCTTGCTGATAATGAAGTATAAAAAGCACTAA